The Thamnophis elegans isolate rThaEle1 chromosome Z, rThaEle1.pri, whole genome shotgun sequence DNA window gaCCCGGAgataagaagaggccctgttggGCAATTTTTCTCTCCATATGTGTTACCATGCTGCAAATTgctgattgctgtttgtttgagGCCTGGCTAAAGAATGTAAGTATACATTCTTTATAGATAAACCACTATTTAAATACAAACTTCTGTTTACTGTGTTTACTCCTGGGTTGTTTCACAGAGTGTGCACTCTGTGTACACTCTGACATGTATGGAAACATATTTTCTTGAACAGGATCCCATTGTTCAAGGCCTTGATAATAAAGTTACTGCCACATATTGTACAATAGctctcaatttatgatcacaattgggcccaaaattacTGTTACTAAAGAAAGCGGTTGTTAGGTGACTTAGATCAAATTTTCTGACCAttttgacatggttgttaagtgaaacactgcagttgttgaatgaatcacaTGATTGTTGAGAAAATCATCTGCTGACTTGGTtgttgaaagctggctgggtaggaagaaatagtgatcacatgaccccagggtgcTCATCCTGAATAAATATACAGCCATTTGctaaatgcccaaattttgatcatgtgaccatagtgACGCTgagacagtcataagtgtgaacattGGATGAATGATAATTTTTTTGTTATATTGCATGTGATGTGAGCAACCTTTTTGTTACTAAACATAAATCGTTTCCCTCAGGAAATCACACCATTGCTGGCATTCTTTCTCAGTCCCACATGGTATCTAATATTCTGGATTTGAGAAGTCATCCCCCTCTGAAAAAAGTATTGACTGTGTCATGTAAATATTGTTTAATCTGAACCATCTCACATATCAAAATTCATCAAAACTTTTCTTCTACAATGCTTCGGCTAAAGCTAATATTTAATGGGCAAGGGaagttcaaagtttaataataaataacatgCCCTTACACAGTGCATTCATCCCAAaggactctgagcagcttacagaCTTATTCCAATTAAATCtgttaacaaaaaaaatataatgaTAAATTACAAATATACCCTCAAAAACTCTGACAAGTTTCACTGAACATCCATTAATTTCCCCTATAATTACTTAGGGAGTCTTGGTTGTATAGTTTGTTCTCAATTCCTTGGGGATGTCCAAGTGATAAGCCCAAAAGAACAGGTCAAGATTGAAAGGTGTCATTAATTGTGGGACCAGAGAGCTAGAAGTGTAACAAGCTGCTCTTCGAGAAAGAATATACACGGAGGATAATCTAATTAGTGAGAGGGATCACTTATTCTTATGTTTCCTTGCTGCAGACAGAACTTGTTCATGTGTGATGACACAGGTTTTCTTGAAGAAGATGATATTTTCCTTTGCAACAATGGCAGTGCTATTGCCAGGGTTTATATGCCTTACTCCTCAGATTAATGCATATGCTGTGGGGAAATCTCCCCTTATGAAGCACAAGTATTTTTTGACAGGGGATTTCATAATGGCTGGGATACTATCTCAATTCTACATGATATCCGATCCAGTGCTTTTCAGAAGACATCCGTCTGAAGAACTGGTTGATGAGCTCATGTAAAGACTTTCTCTTAACTGTAGCATATCTCAGACCAGATATCCTTCTATAATAGGATGCTTGGGCTGAGGTAATTAGTATTATTGCTTGCAGAAGAAATTTATTTCACCTATTACCTGCAAGTTAGTTCTTTCTTCCAACATAAATTGTTACCATACTTACAGTATGAAAGATCTCAGTTCAGTGatttattaaaattttatatgAAACTTTTCTCATTTAATTACTTTGAATCAAATAATTACTTAATATGATGGAGTCACTTTATGTTGCCAATTAAATGGCATCATTTTGTGACTTAATGTTTGCTCTGAATATTAGGGAAAATGGTGATATTAGCACTTTGAACTTGATTTCTAAATAGCAAAAATATAACCTCTGTCTACCCTAACTAGGATAAAATAACACTATAAGTCTATTAtgggcaaagaaaaaatatttatatacaacATTTACgttcaagcatttttttttcatatacacACAAACCCCCTGAAGCAAATAGAAAGGGATGAtgctagtatgtatgtatgtatgtatgtatgtatgtatgtatgtatgtatgtatgtgtgtgtgtgtgtatatatatatatatacatacacatacacacatatcatAATAAACTAATATATAAACCTAGAAGTATGTCTAAGAATTATATGTAGATAATAATATGATTATTAAAGTCCATTCAAGCAATTTATCTCTCAGTGGAAATTGTTCATAATGAATTGAAGAGCTGTAACAGTCAGTGTTCATTGACTAAAGAAATGTGCTTTTATGTTTTTCCCAAAGAGCATTTCCCCCTGCATCAAAAATCATTTATATAACACTCAGAAATATTTTTGCAGACTATTTGAAATATTATCCAAGTATTTAACTAGATTTCATACTGTTATATTAGAACATTGTACAGCTTCCAAGCCTTTAGGCATTTAGATGATTAATTTAAGTGCATGTGGAATGTTtagttgaaatatttaaaaagtatgcATAATGTCAATTCTTTGATAAATGAAATATGTTTTGGTATATATCTCTTATTGCAGATTTTTCCTACAGAACTATCAACATATTCTGGCATTGGCTTTAGCTGTGAAAGAGGTCAATGAAAACAATCACATTTTACCCAACGTAACTCTGGGTATACACCTCTCCAATAGTTATTTCATGGCGAGATGGACATACTTGGCTTCAATGGAGCTTCTCTCGACACGGGGCAGATTCATCCCCAATTATAAGTGTGATGCCAAGGATAGGGCAATATCTGTTATTGCAGGACCTAACTATCACATCTATTCCTACATGGCAAACATCTTGAATGTCTACAAGATGCCCCAGGTAAGATTTGCTATTGAACAAAGTGTAATAGGCTGTGAGAAGAGGCTTGAGAGCCAGGTGGAAGAGCCACAGTCTAGAGACAATAATCTAATCAAAAGCATCTGAGCCCAAACCAGAAAAGAAATTTGAGAAAGCAACTCAGAATGGACTCTTCATTGTTGTTTCAAATgtaaagggagaggggggggagtaaTTCTTGTGGACTTGCAAGATCAGAAAACCAGAATCATGAATACTAAACATTATTTTAgggttacagtaacagaatcccACAAGTTTGAAAACTGTTATCCCACTCTTGTTATATTTACAAAGTTAATGTTtacaaagcaaaataataataatgatgatgatatagATTTTATATTACagtttattatttgaaaataaataattggcaattcaaagagaaatgaaaacaaaaatatggTGGCCAGATGAGATATTTTAGATACTGTACTTGATTAATTTCTCAGTCTTAATCCAAGCCCATTAATAATTGTTGGTTCTTTGACTGAGTTATAAGTACCCTTTGCTGAAGTGTATTTGCCAATGGTGTTCAGACAGTGCTCTagctgttttgggattgcacccaataCATTTTATGAATAAATTTCCTTACCATGTTTTAGTAACCACATTAACAAttcgtgattttaaaaaaatcaatatattattatttggGAATAGTTACTTTGTTCTTTAAATTCATTTCCTGAATTAATGCATTTCTCATGTCTCTGGCTTTGTACTTATAGTacaacaaacaaatgaaaaaatattcTGAACATCAGTTGTTTCAGAACATGATTAGATCTTGATTGTTACAGAAAACCATACATtaagaacagatttttttttaaaaaaaacaatgaatgtttcaatttcaaaaaacatgcttcttcttcttttccctatGTTTAGCTGACATATGGGTCTTCTCCAACAATATATGACAAGATACAAACTGTTTTCTTTCATCGCTTTTTCCCAAATAGTGATCAACAGATTATGGGTATTCTCCAGTTGTTGCTGTATTTTAGATGGACGTGGATTGGGTTGATTACCCAACCTAGTGTGATTGGAGAGAGTTTCATACAAAATGCTGTTCCTTTGCTTTACCAGAATGGTGTCTGCTTTGACTTCATAGAAGAGTTGGTCAGGGAAACATTTTCTAATAATGTTTTAAATGTCCTTGCACGTTTTCGCAAAACACACCTGATTATCATGAAGAGCACTGTCAATGCTATTATCGTATATAGTGAAAATCAAAACACTATCTTTTTTAGAATGTTGCCCTATATTGAACAATTGGTAGAGACCCCCATTGAGAGCAAAGATAAAGTTTGGATAATGCCAGCCCAGATGGAGTTTACCTCACTTGCATTTCAAAGGATGATGGATATGAATGCCTTCAATGGTGTTATATCTTTCATAGTTTCTTCCAAGGAGATTCCTGGATTCAATAAATTCCTTCAGATGAGAAATCCAATTTCAGAAGCAGAAGACCATTTAATGAGAGAGTTCTGGGAGCAGGCTTTTCAATGTTCATTTCCTAAAGATACGTTGGATGAAGATAGAATATTGTGCACTGGAGAAGAGAAGTTGGAGAAGCTACCTAAGTCTGTCTTTGATACCACCATAAGTGGACAGAGTTACAGCATCTATAATGCAGTCTATGGTGTGGCACATGCTTTACAAGCCATGCTTACATCTAAGTCCAAATACAGGAGAAGGGCAGAAGTTGGGAGAGAAATATTGTTGGCTCAAAAACCATGGCAGgtaataaaagaataaatgaatatttcCCTTTGCTGTTCTGTCTAATGCAATAAGCTGTGCTACAAAGGTTATGGCCAATGAGAATGCTGAAGTGATGATTTTTAAGTCTCTTGCCACtctatttttctcttgttttgagAAACATTTGTAATTGTGAAGATATAACAATGctacaaaaaatggaagaaagaattATGATGCAGTATCATCTCAGTATTTGGCAGAGATTCAATATATCTGAAGAAATATTGATGGGGGTTGAACAAACAATTATTCTATTAATGTGTCCAATCATATTAAATGAATAACCTTCAACTTAATACTActgattcttctttctttccgttccttccttttttcccattAATTGTCTACCTCTGTTTTTGTTTAGCTCCATCACTATTTGAGAACTATCTCATTTAATAACACGGCAGGACAGAAAATTTCCTTCAATGAAAATGGGGATTTagagactggatttgacattatCAACTGGGTCACCTTCCCAAACAACAGTTTTGTTAAAGTCAAAGTTGGAAAGATCGACCCATCAGCTTCTGCAGATAAGCTGTTCACCATTTCTGCACAAGACATCATCTGGCCCGCCATGTTTCACCAGGTATAGCCTGCTCAGATTACAAATTGTTTGTTCTtccccatcccttcttgcttccagAATTATTGATTTGAATGGATCTAATCCTTCAAATTGTCAAGTTGAAAACTCAAAACATGAagaaatagaggtagtccttcaattataaccacaattgaggccaaaaatttacattgctaagtgagacactgattaggttttgctcaattttatgaattttcatggtatagttgttaagtgaatcactgctattTTAAAGTTAGTAACATACTTGTTAAATTATCTGGCTtccttttgactttgcttgttaagaagttccaaaagatgatcacatgatcccaggacattgcaagacacacacacacacacacacacacacacacacacacacatgtccaAGTCcacgtgcacacatgcgcacacacacacacatgccagttgccaagcatgtggATActtcaatagtcataagtgtgaaaaccaatcataagtcacttttttcagtgcttttgcaaCTTTAAAGTGTTGAAGTGAATGGTTGCATTTCATTACCTGAAATGATCAGAAAACCTAAAATATAAAGATAGAAATCTTTGTATAGTAAGGCTTAAAATAACTTCCTGATAACTTCTTGCCATATTTTTATGCTTTTAGTAGAAGTTAATCCAATACTTAGAATCTTTCTTTGTTGGCATTTCAAGGTTGCCTAATTATAATAGCTCTAGATCTCGACCATCTAGATTATCTAGATTTTGATATGCATTAAAGAAACAAAAGCTTCATATGACGGAATTCGTAACATTTTTATACGAATGGTGTAAAAAGTTAATGCCTATTGTGTGTTGGGAGATTTCCCTAAGAAGGATATTTGGAAAATCCATGTTTGTTCCCCAATAGTGACTCTGGATATTATTTGAATGTACACAACTTGAAGTGCCTTTTAATTTAAACAGGGGACTAACATGATATTAATGCTattgaaaaaatatatgaaaaaaataggaagaaagcTGTCATCTCTTTGTGTGAGGACATATTCTAGTTGATGGTTATTATATGCTTTTGAATTGGATTCTCTCCTAGTAACTATATGAataaatgatattttattttattttattattattaaatttactgTGTATTACTGCCTATTCACCCCTGgggactcaaggtggcttacagaatataaaaaccacatctaaaaacagtaaaactaataaaaaataaattaatgtaatacaatcaatgtaataaaatcaccccTTTCCCCAACCTCCTAACCCAGTGACAGCTGATttcacaagccatttaatgggttccatcctcctctgggttccccaggtccACTGCAGAACTAGGTCTTCAGTGCCTTCAGTAGAGAATACTCTACtggagtgggggccattctaatctccagGGATTGTCCAGGGATGTTCCAAAGATaaagagccaccacagagaaggcgcttcttctgggtcccaccaggtgtatctccctcggggatgggacCCACAGTATTCCCCGCCTCCCAGCTCTTATGGGTCgggtagatgtgactggcaagagacAGTCCCTCACATCACCTGGtaccaagccatgaagggctttaaaggtgacaaccagcaccttgaattgcacccagaagaaaATCGGCAGGCAATGCAACAATGCAATGCAACACctgcaggagaggtgatacatgtgcacatcagggtctgcacaaaaccatgtagGCCGTTACATTTTACACCAGCTGGAGcatccagatgctcttcaagggaagccccatgtagagtatgttgcaatagtcaagacaggaagtgactaaggcatgagtgactgtgagtaggGATTGCTGGTCCAGAAAAGGGCATAACTGGCACCCAACTTACAGTGCCCAAAGGCCCTCCTGGCACTACCAtcacctgctcttcaagcaggagtcatgagtccaggagaaccctCAGATTATGCACAAGATCTGTTTGGGgtagtgccaccccatccaagaccaaaAATGACAATTCTCCCTGAGACAACAAACCCCAAACCCAGAGACACACAATCTTGACAGGGTTTAGTTTCAAACCTGAAACAGGGATGACATAATAAGTCATCCCTGTTTCACAGATATTCAAGCAATTGTTTTGATCCCATCTGTTCACAAATCCATTATCTTCCTATTTGCCTTTTGCCTTATAATTCATGGTACTTTTTTCCCTAGCTTTCCCTTTGCTTGAATGGCATATCCTGATTTTCAAATTTTCCATTTGCTAATCGTATCTGGGAAGTTACATAGGCTACAGGTTGACCAAATAGCTCAATCTCTGTTTGATTCATGAGTAATTGGTTAGTTCTTtttacatctattttttttcttttcattcttgctTCTCAGTGTCATTCATTGGACCTGGTAAGAATTAATTGAGTAGCTTATTAAAATTGTCACTGaattgaaattaataaaataacagagttgggagatatcgtggaggtcttctagtccaactctctctCGGGCAGGAAACCCTGAGCagaaggttgtccaatctcttctttaaaagctttcaactacaacttctggaggaaaatctttccattgattaattgttgtggCCGATAGGaaagttctagattgcttctctcctttatcagattccattcattgtttcttgtgctgccttcaggtgctttggaaaataggttgactgcctcttctttgtggcaacctcttagatattggaacactcctcATCCTTTTTATATCTCCTGAAGCAAAGTATAGAAAAAAAGTTAAGGATTCCTTTATATAAAGGCCAATTCTCAGAATACAGTATAAAGGAATTGAGaggaatttggaggtcttctagtccaacccctgcccatgcaggagaccctataccattccaaacaaatggctgtctgaTCTCTTCTAAAATTCCCACGgtgttggggcacccacaacttctgaaggcaagctgtcaaAACACAAGGTCAAAAGCAAACAGCCTAATAATAGATCA harbors:
- the LOC116522630 gene encoding vomeronasal type-2 receptor 26-like, giving the protein MKHKYFLTGDFIMAGILSQFYMISDPVLFRRHPSEELVDELIYFMARWTYLASMELLSTRGRFIPNYKCDAKDRAISVIAGPNYHIYSYMANILNVYKMPQLTYGSSPTIYDKIQTVFFHRFFPNSDQQIMGILQLLLYFRWTWIGLITQPSVIGESFIQNAVPLLYQNGVCFDFIEELVRETFSNNVLNVLARFRKTHLIIMKSTVNAIIVYSENQNTIFFRMLPYIEQLVETPIESKDKVWIMPAQMEFTSLAFQRMMDMNAFNGVISFIVSSKEIPGFNKFLQMRNPISEAEDHLMREFWEQAFQCSFPKDTLDEDRILCTGEEKLEKLPKSVFDTTISGQSYSIYNAVYGVAHALQAMLTSKSKYRRRAEVGREILLAQKPWQLHHYLRTISFNNTAGQKISFNENGDLETGFDIINWVTFPNNSFVKVKVGKIDPSASADKLFTISAQDIIWPAMFHQVQPLSVCNDHCYSGTRKRKIEGKPFCCYDCIPCAKGKISNQMDAVDCFQCSEDRYPNKAQNLCILKTTTFLSYNEPMGITLATVSLVFFLLTVLVLGIFIKKQDTPIVKANNRNLTYVLLVALLLSFLCSLLFIGKPDQMKCLLRQTAFGIIFSMALSCILGKTTIVVIAFMATKPGSKMRKWLGNRLAKGIILFCSIAQFTICSMWLAISPPFPYLDMHSMAEEIVLECNEGSATMFYLVLGFMGFLASTSFTVAFLARKLPDSFNEAKFITFSMLVFCTVWISFVPTYLSTKGKYMVAVEIFSILASAAGLLGCIFFPKCYVIIFRPDLNTKGQLIKK